In Spirosoma aureum, a single genomic region encodes these proteins:
- a CDS encoding ABC transporter permease — protein sequence MIGSYFKTSGRNLMRNKLFSAINIVGLAISMSVGLLLIAFVLDLRSYDRFNKNGERIYRITNVTTTKGEQGGKFGTTSIKTGKLIREKVIGIDRFAGAEVAIMRNDFSQDARVGSTVIPIKGYWADPSLFRIFTFPMLEGNPETALKDPYSIVLTETAAKKLFGNESAIGKAVRFDTLNYQVTGVMKDVPFFSHIKFEALVSLSTAEQLNRNDKNFEKWTSMWSNYVYLLLPENADVASIQSQLDAIAKEENLAEENTKIQLELLPLYKIVVGEELRRPMGPVGPHVPPIVLWILGGLALVVILSACFNYTNLSIARSMRRFKEVGLRKAVGAGKRQVQLQFLAEAIMISLASLLLAYFLFLVLRPQLINMAPEMQRTVKLDLTPSMVVAFIVFSVTVGVIAGFMPALFFSKVSAINALRNVSSVKVFQHLSLRRALVVIQYTVTLIFITATAVGYVQYKNILAFDLGFNTENILNINLQGNKPDAFLKELSEMPEVTALSRSMIITSVGNAWGGHMKYKDSRDSALVLTNNVDENYLSLHGYKLIAGGNFIARPTTSEAVSEVIVNQTFLKRFNIGNNDPEKAIGQEITFSNFKVNGRRMTIVGVMKDFHYGKVDNLIGPVAFMSWTPEDRAIINAKIQSTDMPATMAKIESTWKKIDRVHPFSAEFYDEAIEEAYSEFSAMIKIIGFLSFLAISIASMGLFGMVAFTTETRLKEISIRKVMGASSGNLVYLLSRGFLIQLSLSALIALPVTYLFFENVVLTNFPYHTPVQIVELFVGLLAVLLIAFILIGSQTMKAAKSNPAEILKSE from the coding sequence ATGATCGGAAGCTACTTTAAAACATCGGGACGCAACTTAATGCGTAACAAACTGTTCTCGGCCATCAACATTGTTGGCCTTGCCATCAGTATGTCCGTCGGGTTACTGCTGATCGCGTTCGTGCTGGACCTGCGTTCGTACGACAGGTTCAATAAGAATGGAGAGAGGATCTATCGCATCACCAACGTTACGACTACCAAAGGTGAGCAAGGTGGCAAGTTTGGGACAACATCCATAAAGACCGGAAAGCTTATTCGGGAGAAAGTGATTGGCATTGACCGGTTCGCCGGCGCGGAAGTGGCTATTATGCGTAATGACTTTTCGCAGGATGCCAGGGTTGGCTCTACTGTTATTCCTATCAAAGGCTACTGGGCTGACCCATCGCTATTCAGGATTTTTACATTTCCCATGCTGGAAGGCAATCCCGAAACAGCGCTGAAAGATCCTTACTCGATCGTTCTGACGGAGACGGCAGCGAAAAAACTGTTCGGCAACGAATCCGCGATCGGCAAGGCAGTCAGATTCGATACACTCAATTACCAGGTGACTGGTGTCATGAAGGACGTTCCCTTCTTTTCGCATATCAAGTTTGAAGCGTTGGTATCGCTGTCGACAGCCGAACAGCTCAACAGGAACGATAAAAACTTCGAAAAATGGACAAGCATGTGGTCGAACTACGTGTATCTTCTGCTCCCGGAAAACGCCGATGTAGCTTCAATCCAGTCGCAACTCGATGCAATTGCAAAGGAAGAAAACCTCGCCGAAGAAAACACCAAGATCCAGCTTGAGCTTCTTCCTTTATATAAGATTGTGGTAGGAGAGGAGCTCCGTCGGCCCATGGGTCCAGTTGGTCCTCACGTGCCTCCGATAGTTCTTTGGATACTCGGTGGGCTCGCTCTCGTTGTCATACTGTCCGCGTGTTTCAACTATACCAATCTTTCAATAGCACGTTCTATGCGCCGGTTTAAGGAAGTAGGACTTCGCAAAGCGGTCGGTGCCGGAAAGAGACAGGTACAATTACAGTTCCTGGCGGAGGCAATCATGATCTCCCTGGCATCCCTTTTACTTGCCTATTTCCTGTTTCTAGTATTGCGGCCGCAGCTGATCAACATGGCTCCGGAGATGCAGCGCACGGTGAAGCTCGACCTCACTCCATCAATGGTTGTGGCCTTCATCGTCTTTTCGGTCACCGTCGGGGTTATTGCCGGCTTCATGCCAGCCCTGTTCTTTTCGAAAGTCAGTGCGATTAATGCACTCAGGAATGTGTCGTCGGTGAAAGTATTCCAGCACCTATCACTCAGACGAGCGTTGGTGGTGATTCAATACACGGTCACACTGATCTTTATCACAGCAACTGCAGTCGGCTATGTGCAGTATAAAAACATACTGGCCTTCGATCTGGGATTCAATACGGAAAACATTCTGAACATTAATTTGCAGGGTAATAAACCCGATGCATTTCTTAAGGAACTAAGCGAAATGCCGGAAGTAACTGCACTATCCCGGTCGATGATCATCACCAGCGTTGGTAATGCCTGGGGAGGTCATATGAAATACAAAGATTCGCGCGACTCTGCTCTGGTCCTGACTAACAACGTCGACGAAAACTACTTATCACTGCATGGATATAAGCTCATTGCCGGAGGGAATTTTATTGCGCGACCCACAACATCGGAAGCTGTCAGCGAAGTGATCGTTAACCAGACGTTCCTAAAACGATTTAACATCGGTAACAACGACCCCGAAAAAGCAATCGGACAAGAGATCACATTCAGTAATTTTAAAGTGAATGGACGCAGGATGACCATTGTTGGCGTGATGAAAGACTTTCACTATGGGAAGGTCGATAACCTCATCGGGCCAGTAGCATTCATGTCCTGGACACCCGAAGACAGGGCGATCATCAATGCCAAAATACAAAGCACTGACATGCCGGCAACCATGGCGAAGATCGAATCAACATGGAAGAAGATCGATCGTGTCCATCCATTTAGCGCTGAATTCTATGATGAAGCAATAGAAGAGGCCTACAGCGAATTTTCCGCGATGATCAAGATCATTGGCTTCCTTTCATTCCTCGCCATTTCCATCGCATCGATGGGATTGTTCGGCATGGTGGCATTCACTACTGAAACCAGGCTGAAGGAAATCAGCATCCGCAAAGTGATGGGCGCAAGTTCCGGCAACCTGGTCTACTTACTGAGCCGCGGTTTTCTAATACAGCTGTCGCTGTCGGCACTCATCGCTCTGCCCGTAACGTACCTGTTCTTCGAAAATGTCGTGCTCACAAATTTCCCCTACCATACACCCGTACAGATCGTCGAGCTATTCGTCGGCTTGCTGGCGGTCTTACTGATCGCATTCATTCTGATCGGATCGCAGACGATGAAAGCAGCGAAGAGTAATCCTGCGGAAATCCTGAAGAGCGAATAG
- a CDS encoding serine hydrolase has product MTSKQLPLTLSLTAWLIRLVSSFVYSQPTPASTTIDEFLRNKMKERRITGLQLAVVQHGKIALLKSFGLANVEDSLPVTNRSIFPIYSCTKAFTGVAMMQLVEEGKVDLTAPVSQYLDGLPTAWQPVTIRQLLTHVSGLPDMNRILNPSTYGLQGIDSEEAAWAKIQTMPMDFPTGEQFSYNQTNYILMGKIIDKFTGKPFTQIYKERQFDLAGMPSTVFGDSRDIIPKIVQSYRYVSRLDGKALGSEKLIHSYGEHPPFKRTASGLNSTAEDIAHWVIALQQGKLFKTKAALNTLWTAGTYNNGKPTQWALGWVTKPRPTHRAVTITGGSVSAIFVYPEDDLAIIALTNRSGSYPEEFLDELAGYFNPAIPLADPITALRMQLQTRGFTQALSIADELKQKDKSSWPTENDLNDWGYRMMNGGGNAQHALEVFKLIVRLYPDSWNAYDSLGEALLKNGHKAEAISMYRKSVELNPDNQNGKKTLERLMN; this is encoded by the coding sequence ATGACCAGCAAACAACTTCCTCTTACGCTCAGCCTGACAGCCTGGCTTATCCGGCTTGTTAGCTCATTTGTATACAGCCAGCCGACGCCCGCGTCAACGACCATCGATGAGTTTCTGCGAAATAAGATGAAAGAACGCCGGATTACGGGGTTACAGCTGGCCGTAGTTCAGCACGGAAAAATTGCGCTACTTAAATCCTTTGGTCTGGCGAATGTGGAAGACTCCCTGCCGGTTACCAATCGAAGCATTTTCCCCATTTATTCCTGTACCAAAGCTTTTACGGGAGTAGCCATGATGCAATTGGTCGAAGAAGGAAAGGTGGATCTGACCGCTCCGGTTTCGCAGTACCTGGATGGGCTGCCCACAGCCTGGCAGCCGGTGACGATTCGGCAATTATTAACCCATGTTTCGGGTCTGCCCGATATGAATCGAATTTTAAATCCCAGCACCTATGGGCTACAGGGAATTGATAGCGAAGAAGCTGCCTGGGCAAAAATCCAGACCATGCCCATGGATTTCCCGACTGGTGAACAGTTTTCCTACAACCAGACGAATTATATCTTAATGGGAAAAATCATCGATAAATTTACCGGAAAGCCGTTTACCCAGATTTATAAAGAACGGCAATTTGACCTGGCCGGTATGCCTTCAACGGTCTTTGGCGATTCACGGGATATCATTCCCAAAATCGTGCAATCGTATCGGTACGTTTCCCGGCTTGATGGAAAGGCCCTTGGTTCGGAAAAACTAATCCATTCCTACGGCGAACATCCGCCCTTTAAGCGCACCGCTTCGGGCCTCAATAGCACCGCCGAAGATATTGCGCACTGGGTGATAGCCCTCCAACAGGGTAAGCTTTTTAAGACAAAAGCAGCGCTCAATACGTTATGGACGGCAGGTACATACAACAATGGAAAGCCTACCCAATGGGCTTTAGGCTGGGTAACCAAGCCTCGCCCAACCCATAGGGCAGTGACGATCACCGGCGGATCGGTGTCCGCTATTTTTGTGTACCCTGAGGATGATTTGGCCATCATCGCCCTCACCAATCGGTCGGGGTCTTATCCGGAGGAATTTCTGGACGAACTGGCGGGGTACTTTAATCCCGCAATTCCGTTGGCCGATCCCATCACGGCATTGCGGATGCAACTACAGACGCGTGGCTTTACACAGGCTCTTTCCATTGCTGATGAATTAAAACAGAAGGACAAAAGTAGCTGGCCCACAGAGAATGATCTGAATGATTGGGGATACCGGATGATGAATGGCGGGGGTAACGCCCAGCATGCCCTGGAAGTGTTCAAGCTAATCGTTCGGCTCTATCCCGATAGTTGGAATGCGTATGACAGTCTGGGGGAAGCCCTGTTGAAAAACGGCCACAAAGCCGAAGCGATCAGTATGTATCGAAAATCCGTCGAGCTGAACCCCGACAATCAAAATGGGAAGAAGACATTAGAGCGATTAATGAACTAG
- a CDS encoding MarR family winged helix-turn-helix transcriptional regulator — MTLNQLKLQNQVCFPVYTASRLITRAYQPYLDKLGLTYPQYLVLLVLWETDEIPINSITQQLLLDTNTVTPLLKRMETLGLLERQRSKKDERKVIVKLTEKGHQLQADAALIPESLVGGLLSEEMKLDELIGLRDQLQGLIRHLSAKH; from the coding sequence ATGACATTAAACCAACTTAAGCTACAAAACCAGGTATGCTTTCCCGTGTATACGGCCTCTCGGCTGATCACCAGAGCGTATCAACCCTATCTGGATAAACTGGGCTTAACCTATCCCCAATATCTGGTTCTGCTGGTTCTATGGGAAACCGATGAGATTCCCATTAATTCGATTACTCAACAATTGCTGTTAGATACCAATACGGTAACTCCGTTGCTCAAACGAATGGAAACATTAGGCCTGCTGGAACGGCAGCGCTCAAAAAAGGATGAGCGGAAAGTGATTGTCAAATTAACTGAAAAGGGCCATCAGCTACAGGCTGATGCGGCCTTGATCCCGGAGTCTTTGGTCGGTGGTCTATTATCTGAGGAAATGAAACTAGACGAGCTGATCGGTTTGCGGGATCAATTACAGGGCTTGATCCGTCATTTATCAGCAAAGCATTAA
- a CDS encoding DoxX family protein codes for MPTTNNTQQTTIAQHIGRIVLGLALSFAGTSHLSWSRDEFQAQVPNWIPINSDLVVILSGLVEITLGLSLLLWSRQRVVTGWVVAAFFVLIFPGNIAQLVNHTNAFHLNTDLARTVRLFFQPLLVIWALWSTGAWKAWRSRKQLTH; via the coding sequence ATGCCCACAACCAATAACACGCAACAAACGACCATCGCTCAGCATATTGGGCGGATAGTACTTGGCCTGGCTCTAAGTTTTGCCGGAACGAGCCATCTAAGCTGGTCACGGGATGAGTTTCAGGCTCAAGTGCCTAACTGGATACCAATAAACAGCGATTTGGTGGTTATTCTGTCAGGTCTTGTCGAGATAACACTGGGCCTGTCATTGCTACTTTGGTCACGGCAGCGGGTTGTTACTGGCTGGGTGGTAGCGGCCTTCTTTGTGTTAATTTTTCCGGGCAACATCGCTCAACTCGTCAATCATACCAATGCCTTTCATTTAAATACCGATCTGGCCCGTACAGTTCGTTTGTTCTTTCAGCCACTTCTGGTCATCTGGGCTTTATGGTCTACGGGGGCCTGGAAAGCATGGCGGAGTAGAAAGCAGCTTACCCATTAA
- a CDS encoding organic hydroperoxide resistance protein, whose amino-acid sequence MKTVYQTRVNATGGRDGQVASDDGVLTLDVRVPQTMGGPAGAFTNPEQLFAAGYAACFDSALNLVARQQKLKINSTVSATVSLQMTDPTNYNLAVSLAVRIEGIDQITAQALLDKAHATCPYSKAIRNNVEVNLTLIDELLDHAHNQ is encoded by the coding sequence ATGAAAACTGTATATCAAACAAGGGTTAATGCTACGGGTGGACGGGATGGTCAGGTTGCCAGTGATGATGGTGTCTTAACGCTTGACGTGCGTGTTCCTCAGACAATGGGAGGACCCGCGGGTGCCTTTACCAATCCAGAACAACTCTTTGCGGCTGGGTATGCGGCCTGTTTTGATAGCGCCTTAAATCTGGTAGCCCGGCAACAAAAGCTGAAAATTAATTCTACAGTTTCGGCTACCGTCAGTCTTCAAATGACAGACCCGACAAATTATAATCTGGCAGTATCGTTGGCCGTTCGCATCGAAGGAATCGATCAGATCACCGCTCAGGCGTTACTGGACAAAGCCCATGCAACCTGTCCCTACTCGAAAGCAATCCGGAATAATGTGGAGGTTAACCTGACATTAATTGACGAACTCCTTGATCATGCCCACAACCAATAA
- a CDS encoding phosphoketolase family protein: protein MTENSTETHYTHTEDSLQAIDAYWRAANYLSVGQMYLRDNPLLREPLKPEHIKAMLLGHWGTTPGQNFIYAHLNRLIREHDLNMIYLSGPGHGGPALVANTYLEGTYSEVYSNITQDEAGMKKLFTQFSFPGGIPSHVSPECPGSIHEGGELGYSLSHAFGAVFDNPDLIAACVVGDGEAETGPLATAWHSNKFLNPVTDGTVLPILHLNGYKIANPAVLARISHEELQQLFFGYGWTPYFVEGDDPKIMHQAMAKTLDEVIQSIHAIRQQASGQDKIERPRWPMIILRSPKGWTGPKEVNGLPVEGTFRAHQVPITDPATHPGHLAQLESWLKSYRPEELFDEAGRLIPELQALAPLENRRMGANPHANGGLLLKDLHMPDFRSYAVPLEKPGSIHESDTTVLGRFLRDIIRLNESQRNFRLFGPDETLSNKLNAVFEATNRQWEGEQIPTDEFLAPDGRVMEMLSEHQCEGWLEGYLLTGRHGLFNSYEAFIHIVDSMFNQHAKWLKVTRGIPWRRNIASLNYLLASHVWRQDHNGFTHQDPGFIDLVVNKKSEIVRVYLPPDANCLLSVMDHCLRSRHYVNVVVAGKHPAPQWLDMPSAVTHCTRGIGIWTWASNDTGYEPDVVMACAGDVPTLETLAAVSILRQYLPDLKIRVVNVVDLMRLQSASEHPHGLDDTAFDLLFTENKPVIFAFHGYPWLIHRLTYKRTNHRNIHVRGYKEEGTITTPFDMTVLNELDRYHLVQDVVDRLPQLRNRMAYLKQQMQDKLIEHRQYINTYGQDMPEVRNWTWGI, encoded by the coding sequence ATGACTGAGAACTCAACCGAAACCCATTACACCCACACAGAAGATAGCCTACAGGCTATTGACGCTTACTGGCGGGCGGCTAATTACCTGTCCGTGGGACAGATGTACCTGCGCGACAATCCGTTGCTGAGAGAACCGCTAAAGCCTGAGCATATTAAAGCAATGCTGCTGGGTCACTGGGGAACTACACCAGGGCAGAATTTCATTTACGCCCACCTGAACCGGCTTATTCGGGAACACGACCTGAATATGATTTACTTGTCCGGCCCAGGGCATGGAGGTCCGGCGCTGGTGGCCAACACCTATCTGGAAGGAACTTACAGCGAAGTGTATTCCAACATCACCCAGGATGAAGCGGGTATGAAAAAGTTGTTTACCCAGTTTTCGTTTCCGGGAGGCATACCTAGCCATGTATCACCCGAATGTCCAGGCTCTATCCACGAAGGGGGCGAGTTAGGTTATTCGCTGAGCCATGCATTTGGGGCCGTCTTCGACAACCCGGATTTGATTGCCGCCTGCGTTGTGGGTGACGGTGAAGCCGAGACCGGGCCATTAGCTACTGCCTGGCATTCGAACAAGTTTTTGAACCCCGTAACCGATGGTACTGTACTGCCCATTCTTCACCTGAACGGCTACAAAATTGCCAACCCGGCTGTTCTGGCCCGCATTAGCCATGAAGAGCTTCAGCAGTTATTTTTCGGCTACGGATGGACGCCTTACTTTGTCGAGGGTGACGATCCCAAAATCATGCACCAGGCAATGGCCAAGACACTGGACGAGGTTATCCAGTCTATTCACGCTATTCGACAACAAGCAAGCGGGCAGGATAAAATCGAGCGGCCACGCTGGCCAATGATTATCCTGCGTTCACCAAAAGGCTGGACGGGCCCCAAAGAGGTAAATGGTCTGCCCGTAGAAGGTACGTTTCGGGCGCATCAGGTGCCTATTACCGACCCGGCTACCCATCCAGGTCACCTGGCTCAATTAGAATCCTGGCTGAAAAGTTACCGTCCTGAAGAGCTGTTTGATGAAGCGGGTCGATTAATTCCCGAACTGCAAGCCCTGGCACCGCTGGAAAATCGACGGATGGGTGCAAACCCTCACGCTAATGGAGGTCTGTTACTGAAGGATCTGCACATGCCTGACTTTCGCAGTTACGCCGTTCCGCTTGAAAAACCGGGTAGCATTCATGAATCGGATACAACCGTGCTGGGACGTTTTTTACGGGACATCATCAGGCTCAATGAATCGCAACGGAATTTCAGGCTGTTTGGCCCCGATGAAACGCTGTCGAATAAACTAAATGCGGTTTTTGAAGCCACCAATCGCCAGTGGGAAGGCGAGCAAATTCCAACGGATGAATTTCTGGCTCCCGACGGTCGCGTGATGGAAATGCTCAGCGAACACCAGTGCGAAGGCTGGCTGGAGGGCTATCTGCTGACAGGCCGACATGGTCTGTTTAACAGCTATGAAGCATTTATCCATATCGTGGATTCGATGTTCAATCAACATGCCAAGTGGCTGAAAGTAACACGAGGTATCCCATGGCGACGCAACATAGCTTCCCTTAATTACCTGCTGGCGTCGCACGTCTGGCGGCAGGACCACAACGGGTTTACCCATCAGGACCCAGGCTTTATTGATCTGGTGGTCAACAAAAAATCGGAAATTGTGCGGGTATATTTACCCCCCGATGCCAACTGTTTGCTCTCGGTGATGGACCATTGCCTGCGGTCACGGCATTATGTCAATGTGGTGGTAGCCGGTAAGCATCCGGCTCCCCAATGGCTGGATATGCCCTCCGCTGTGACTCATTGCACGAGGGGTATCGGGATATGGACCTGGGCCAGCAACGATACCGGCTACGAACCGGACGTGGTGATGGCCTGCGCTGGCGATGTGCCTACGCTGGAGACTCTGGCGGCTGTGTCCATCCTGCGCCAATACCTGCCAGATTTAAAAATTCGGGTGGTGAACGTGGTTGACCTGATGCGGCTCCAATCGGCCAGTGAACACCCGCATGGCCTGGACGATACGGCCTTTGACTTACTTTTCACGGAAAATAAACCCGTAATCTTTGCTTTTCACGGATATCCATGGTTGATTCACCGACTGACTTACAAACGGACCAATCATCGAAATATCCATGTTCGGGGCTACAAGGAGGAAGGCACCATTACCACGCCATTTGACATGACCGTACTTAATGAGCTGGACCGCTATCACCTTGTCCAGGACGTCGTCGATCGGTTACCTCAGCTCAGGAATCGGATGGCCTACCTGAAGCAGCAGATGCAGGACAAGCTAATTGAACATCGGCAGTACATCAATACGTACGGCCAGGATATGCCCGAGGTACGCAACTGGACCTGGGGTATTTGA